The following is a genomic window from Patagioenas fasciata isolate bPatFas1 chromosome 1, bPatFas1.hap1, whole genome shotgun sequence.
GATAATAGACAACAAGGTTCAACAGAATAATTCAACTAGATTTAGACCTGTGCAGGATTCACGCCTCTAGAATATGGTTTAGCAGACACCATGCCCTGTATCAGCTACAAGTCAGCATCATCTATCACACGTCACCACCACTGTAATATCAGAGATTTTAATGCAAGGCCAGCCCTGGCTTCCCTGGCAAAGCACCACACACTTCACTATCccacacagtattcaaggtttGATGAAGACAGTCTTCGACCCATTATGACTGCTTAGTGACATAGGTCTCAAAGGTCTCTCTAACTTTTCCCTGCCTTAAATGTCTGATGGCGGTGGCCTAGTGCAGACAGTTTCCTCCGAGTGGACACCAGTAGTGTCTCACATTTTTTCAACAAAACAGGCAAGCAGAAATACTAAAAACCACCaccatttcttgttgcttttgtGCTGAAATTTCATTTTATACTAATGCGGATTTTCAAGAAAGTTTTATGTGATCACATAAAATATTTGGTGAAAACATAAATCAGAAACACCTGATAAAGCAACAAAGGCTGGAAACTGACCCTGGGAATTGTTCTAGTGATGATCGTGTTATATGTTTAGAATGCCTATTTGTTCATTTCAAAACTAGCAGGAAAGAACATCTTCTTCTAGTTGTGTGGTCCTGTAAAAAAGTTGCCcagaaacaaaagataaaagaCAGATAATATTTATGAGGAAAACCAATGTTTGCATAGATAATTCTGCAGTGCATGATAAATTCAATGCAGCTATTCATTAGACGATCTTTCTAGTGCTTGGTATTTGGTCAGGTACACAAGAGCAGAATGAGTGAAGCCTGAAATCCCCCTGAAAGATGGTGATCAAACAGAGGATGGGCTGAGCTCTGAGCACCCATATCACAGAAGAAACTCCAGAGGAGTTTATGGGATGCCATTTTCTGCAAAGAAGAGGTCCAGTATGACTCAAACCGTGTGATCGAGTAATGACATTCATCACACCTCATTAAACTGTTTTCCCTCAGTGTTAACTGTACATTGTTCCCCATGCCCAGCACTTTTCTGGAGAAGCACCATTGAAGGCAGTGTTCACAGCGAAGTGTGCTTGTTTCACAGTCACAGATCACAGCGATCACACACAGACTGAGCTCTCAAAAGCACACCTAAGGTACTGCCATTTAGGTGATCACAGAAGAAACACTTCATTCCAAGACATCTGTGTCAGTATCAATTTGAATCCTATGATCATGAGATCTTCCAAAAAGATCCTTCAGTGCACTGCTAGCAGCTCTTTTTGTTAAGAGCAAAGTCTGGTATTTGGGAGAACCAATCACTTGATGCAGGAGAAAATGTATACCcatgtaaagaagaaaataaagaaggatGACGAAATGAGGAGAAACAGGATCTGtctttaaaaagacagaaaaatatgccGGGGAAAAATAATCTCTGCTTTCATGTTCTGTGAGCAGAAATGGAAACAGTTGACACAcgaaaaatgttaaaaagaaatattacacCAAGTATTTACTTCAGAATGAATGGGGAAAATGTTTGGAGTAATGTTTAGCACAGTAATATTATTGTGTGAAACACCATCTCTAACCAAATTCaattatttaatttcaaaacagACAGTATAAAGCACCATTTACAATACTTGGGGATTACCACAAATTAAAATATCAGCAAAGATGTATGTTTGTTTTCCCATGTTTCTACTTGAAAATTTTTACTTTCAATCCATTTTTAGGCCATACTAATAGTTGTCTGTTTACACCCTATTTCTGGGTTCTACACTGTGACCTTCCcttctgtttttaattttggTGCTTCTGATTATCATCTACAATAGTATCATCTACATCTATGACTATACATATAGGCATGTATGATTGCATATGTTGCTATGGACATTTATTTATACACATAGTATTTTCATtttgctctggaagtagctcatcATGAAAGAGACAACTTTAAAAACAAGCAGCTACAGCTAGTACAAGGTTATGTTCACCGTTATTCTACTCTGAAAGTTACTTATCTCGTGAATTTGCACAGTACCTGTGGTATACTAGCCAAATCACACATAACACACTTTCCATTGCTtgctgaaataaatacatttattttcaacaGGCAGTCCAGTGCTGCGGTAGGTCTGTTTTTCCCAACCCTTGAAACTGCAGGTTTTCCCGAGAAAAGCAGGCAAACAGTGATCTGTTCCCAGCCTCAGCAGGAGCAGTGCTCCTTCCTGGCCCGACCGTGGTCCCCAGCCCTGCGGGTACCCAGCGGGaccccttctctgggcagccGCTGGCAACCACtcaggcagggcaggaggggcCGTGTGGCCagagggtgctgctgctgctctcgcATCGCTCACTCTGTTTTCGCTTTGTGCTACGCAGGACTGCTGTCAAGACTTTGCTGCTTCAGAGACTCTGCCTCTCCAAAAGGTGGTCTCTTTTTCACCTCAGCACGTGTTTCCTTGCTCCCACAAAAGGCAAGGGGAAACCTTTCACCATTCACCGTTCTGCTTAGTATGGCAAAGCATTTTCTGGTATTGCTTGATTTGAAATTTAAAACCTTAAAACTCTGTAACTGTCCATGACTTTAGGAAGAGTTGTAGGTACAGATATCCCCTGAAAATCTGATGCCGGATGGGTAGGTTTTCTTGAAACTTTTCAGTTTTTCTCTTGCATTTCTTAAGCAGAAATGACATCTAGTGTTGAGTTGAACACCAGGTCGCTGAAGGGTATAGGAGCACAACCTCCTAAATAATCACGAGAGAAATAAAATGCTGGATGCGTTTTCTGAACGTGTGGCTCTTGTGAGCTGGAGGGGCTTTCCCAGCCAAATGTGGTGCTCTGAAACCAGCATCTTTTagaactttgctttttttttttttggccctgGTACTAAGAATCTAATTAGTCTGAacctttgagtttgcagattccAGCTTAGTAACCATGCCATGGAAATCCATTTGCACATTTGTTAAACAGAGGGGCGGAAAGCAACCCAGTTGGATTTCTGCCATTTTGAGGTAAAACAATTATTCAGAGTTTGTTACCTTTCCCTTTGTCTGGGAAGGGGAGACTTTGGGAAAGAATAGTTAGGAAAgctcttctcttttatttctgggTTCTGTTTCTTGTCAAGTGGGACTTAAAAGGCTTTTGTCACTCAGTGTTTGCTCTGCCTCTCTTTCATCACATCTATTGTGGAGCTCACTCCCAGTGCTGTGAGTGGATGTGCAGCACTCATCCAATTGGGCACTATTGTCCCTCTTTTAGTCTTTGCTGAAAAAGCAGCGTTGTCCACTTTACTGAGCACTGGCAATTGGAGAGTGCAGTAAAACACAGCAGCaaacagagagaaacaaaaaaaatgggaGTTTGTGTGAGATATCAGGCAAAAAAGGAAGTCTCTTTTTTCCTTCAAGGGTCTGGCAGTGAATATATTTATTAGTGGGTAGGCTGTTTGCAGTTTGGGGTTCTGTGGTCCAGTTGCATGTTCCCGTGTTGTAGTTTTGGGGGCTGTTTTGTTTGAGAAACAGACGTCTCAGAACCAAAAGTGAGAAAGATATTTCCTCTTTGTGATGGAGAATTACTTGACCAGCCCTAACAACTGCCAGGATAATAAGACTTGAAAAGCCACCTTCCCCAACCACATAACCCTCTCCAATACAAACCAGTGTACTGCTCCCTTGAGTCCACAACTACCAGACAAAATAGCAATTGGGAACTGGAGAGATGCAGTTCATGTGTGTTGTTACTTTTTTAccccattattttaaaataaggcaAAAGAGACGTGTGATTATTGAGTTACAAACTGGTGTATTCACTGTGGTGAAGTGTGGGAACACAAGAGGATCTGGAGAGGGAAGGAGTTTGTTTGTTAATTTGAATTTTCTGCCATTTTACCTTTTCCAGAACTGTGTGGTGGATGCATACATGATATCCACAGCCTTAAGTGAAATTGTTTTAACATCCTGCAATCTAGTGGAAAATAGAATCCAGCAGTACCATGAAGAAGAAGCtaaccacagaggaaagaaaagtaaataaatacagaagagCCTTGATGTATTTGGAATTTTTTCTgtgggagaacaaaaaaaaaaaagctcactatTAAGCCTCATaagaaaaacccaaccaaacaaaaactacctaattctatgaaaaaaaatctttgtaatttttgctccaaatcaCAAAAAAGCTTCATCtgttcaaaatttttttttttttccccataatgtAGTTCTGCACATTTTCAAAGATTCCGGGTGTTCTTTGTTTGTCTTGTTGATTCTTCTGCTTTTTGTCTGCTGAGAGCAAAAGAAGAAGGGTTTTCCCTTtttgagttttcttctttttgtttttgcttttgtcacACATTTCCTTTCCTGAATTTTGAGATGCTGCTATATCTGCAGCAGGGGGGTGTGGGGAAATTTGGCTAAAGTAATATGCCATAAGAAAAACTAACTAAGAAAAAACCCCTAAATCATAAATATTTCCAATCTCAAACTCCTACTCTCACCCTGTGGTATTGTGCTGTGTTCAGTGGCCTGCTTCCTTGTTCCTAAAGCACTATATAAATGAGATGTGAGACACTGAATGTGGGAATAacaggatgtgcagttccagcgaAAGGACTTTGggcagattatacagaagtatgtttttttatgagtgtaagaagtgatagcccaggccagtgaggaTGATATCTTGGGTCAGAAAAGCGCTCCCATAtatatgatgtgtgaatgtcctttgGCCTGTTCTGTGAATGAGTGGCAACACAAGTGAAACAAAcgtaacatgagtgtggtgtgtttttaataagaattattggaaaaacatcttatataacatcttagtccaggcctgtatctgtaaatcctataaacagTCAATGACCAATAAAGAGGGctacagcctggctcagctctttgctctgcccagctctgtgCCCCTTCCTGAACAGGATCTCTGTCTGTACCTGCATCTttgtctgcgtcctggtgtgcATCGTTTCTAATCGCTGCAACTGAAATTAATTTAGTTTTCAATTCCGATAATACCACAAAAGATGGTCTTGAGAACCAGGAGCTCACTTCTTTCGGTGAACTTAGGAGTGTTTAAACAAAAATCCTTTCCCAAGCTTTTGTGTCAACACATCCCACCTCTATCACCTTTTGATTTTCTCTAGTGCCATGAAAAGCCTTACTGTGAGCTTTGGTGCGCTGTGGAGAGGAGCGGGGCATGTAGAAGTTTGCTGTTGCCCCCGTCACTCCGTAGCGCAGTGGAAACACACTCAGACTCAACACAACTAAATAATTTCATGAGTAAAACATACTAGCAATCTAAGAAGAATGAACGTTGTTCAATGGTAGCATGAATCCATTCTATTTTATGCTGTTTAAGTCCCTGTTCTTCCAAACTTTCCTCCCTTTGGTGTGttcattcttctttctcttaCCAGTTGGTGGACACCATGGTTCAGGAGTGGAATGGGGCCTTGACCCTTGCAACAGCACTAAAGTGTAGGGTGAGCTCACTGCAGCACGTGAAACCATGCCACAAAGGTGTGATGTGGCAGTATAGCAAAGCTGATTTCACATCTAGATGCTGCTAGAAAGTGAGGTCCTGCTTCTCCCCTTCAGACTTCAGAATGCAAATTCCAATtgcctctgcagagcagcaaaagAATGAACCATGTTTTTATGCTAGCTTGGTTCTGTGATCTGACACACCATGGGCTCAAACAAAGACCACTGCAAGAAAGAGATGGAGCAGGAGGATTTGGCTGGAGCTAGTGTACAGGCTGCCTGTTTTGGCAAGGGTGTACTCTTTCCCTTCCCAGCTCCTTATCTTCTCCTGTAACATCCTACCTGACAGAGCAGGGGTCCCTGAAGCATCCCACAGTGGGGCATGTTATAACTGTGACCTTGAAAGAAGCCCTGCTGGTCAAATGCTGCCCCTTGATGTCACATTTCATGACAGCCTAGAGCAACCAAGGGGTGCATCTGCTCTGTAGCTGTGAACACGACTACAATAGAGCAATAAAGTAGGTGGTTGTAGGAAGGTCACAACCTAAATAAAATAACGATTTCTTTATCTCTGAGGGTAATATCAGCTACTCCTCAGTTCTGTTGAATGAGAAAGTTTCACAAGACATCTGTGCAtggcagccaggtgagggaggtgattgtcccgctctgctctgcactggtgcagcctcacctggagcactgtgtacagttctgggtgccacaggataaaaaaagatatcaagctactggagagtgtccaggagagggctacaaagctggtgaagggtttagagaggaagccgtatgaagagcagctaaagtcacttggtttgttcagcctggagaagatgacACTGAGACCTCAtagtggtctacagtttccttacaaggggaggaggaggggcaggcactggtctcttctctctggtgaccaatgacaggacccgagggaatggcaggaagatgtgccagggttggacattaggaaagggttcttcacccagagggtggtggagcactggaacaggctccccagggaggtagtcatggctccaaccctgacaatattcaagaagcTTTTGGGTAAcaccctcagacatatggtgtgaattcTGGGGttatcctatgcagggacaggggttggacttgatgatccttgtggaccTCTCCCAACttaggacattctgtgattctcctcaTGCCCCTCAGATAGAGACTTGCAGCCACCACATATTTATGACTGAAAAACATAGCCTGGAGTGCTTGTTAAACAGGTTTGCCTATGACACCACTTGAAAACAGGGTTGCCATccaaagggatctggacaggctggtggCATGGGCTGACAGGATCCTTATGAAATTTGACATGAACAAATACAAAGCCCTATATCTGGGAAAGAAGAAACCCTCACGTGCTGGGGACTGACAgtttggggagcagctctgttgaAAAAGACCTGGTGATCTTTGCAGGCACCAACCTGAACATGAAACAAGCCTGCCCTggcagcaaagaaggccaacagcatcctgggctgtattaacAAGGCCCTAGCCAGTGGATTGAAGGAAATTATTATTCACCTCTACTAAGTGCTTCTTAGACATTGTCTAGAGCACTGCATCTATTTTTGGGTCACTGCATACAAAAAGATGTTGATAAAGTGAGGTGAGTTGAATAGAGGGCCACGGACAAAGTCAGGGCACTATAGCACTTTCCTTGTGAGGAGAAGCTGGGGAACTggtcttgttcagcctggagcaaagGATTTGGTGGAACCTAATAGCAGTTTTCCAACACCTACAAGGAGGTTATGGAGAAGATGGACCCAGGCTTTTTGGAGTGAGTGGTACATGGTGGGAGGATGAAAAAGTGACAGGCATAAACCGAAACAAGAATTTCCAACAGATAAAATGAGAAacgttttttgtgttttttttttttttttttaatgagagaagTAACAGTTTAGATCATGTTACACAGAGAAGTTGAGTAGTCTCCATACTTGGGGAattttcaagacctgactggaaaagccctgagcaaccgtATCTGACCTCATAGTTGTTCCTGTTCTGAGCAGTGGTTTGGACTTGATGGCATCTAGAAGTcatttccaacctgaattatcttGTGAACCCATGGTCCTCCTGGCTAGCAGGATCATTCAGCCTCATGACTTAAGACCCAAGAGTGGCAAACCCTAATATTTCTTGTCCCATACTATTCCTCAGCAATCTTGCTGTAAATAAAGACGATCCGTGTCCCTTGTCCATCCCTCCTATTCAGCCATGTCAGACTACTGCTTTCCTTATCTGGATTTATGTATACTGACATTGACTTGAGTGGGTCTAATGAGTTTCTTTGCTTTGTCCTAGCACTCAGCAATCAGTTTGTCCCTGCAATTTGTCTCCCCTCAGTTTGGTCTTTTGGGATTTTTGttgctatttctctttttttttttttttggtgaaactttttttttcaggatgctGTTTTATTGCTTTTGACACAGCAGAAGTAGAAGATTCTACAACAACTGCAAGAAAAAGGGAACTCACATAGTAATTGCTGATGTGTAGGGTTTCAACATGCAAGATGCTCTTCCAAGAAAGCCTATGGTAGTTCCTGTAAGCAGTTCATGAGCAGTAATGAAAAAAAGGGTGTTTGTCTGTGGAAAAACACCAGTTCCAGAGATTCCCTTTTGTGAACTCACTTTTCAAGATTAGTGTGTAAGTATAATTAGGGGACACTGACTTAGCCGACTGCACAGGCTGCCACAGACAAGATGCTGCCTTCAACAGCTCCACAGGAGCTATCAGGACTCATAAAATGTAAGTGTAGACAGCCAAGTCCCCTTCCTCCTGTCCACTAGTGAAAAAATGCACATCCTCACTCTCTAGATCCACCAGCACAATCACAGGTCTTTCAGATATTACTATGAACTCCCAGTCTGTCCAATACCATGCCTGGTTCTTGGCTCTCTGACCGAGAGATATGTCTGTTACTCATTGGCTAGTCCAGCTTGATGGTTGCTAGCCAACTTGCCCTGCTTTACCAGCTCAGCCTCAATGTGGCTGCTCAAATGGCTGCAGAGGTAAGAAGGGGGAAAGTGaatcaaaaaccaacaaactatgCCACCTCTGCCACCTGGATATCTCACACAGAAACCTTTTGGAAAACTAACATTATGTCTCAGATGTGCTTCCCAAGTAAGAAAAACTACAAACGTaagcaagaaaaaatattctgggAAACTCATCACAAAATACATTGATCTGTTTTCATTACTGTAGTTCAACTGGCTTCTAAACAATAAAGACAAGTGTAATATCAACCACTCCTCAGTTCTGTTGAATGGGGAAGTTTCACAAGACCTCTGTGCAAGGTATAAATACAGGCACATGAACTGcatctcagaacagcagcacagGGCGGGAGAAGCACCACCAGCAATCCCCGTCTGAGACGCTGACATCAAGGTGAGATGCACACTTTTCACATGAAAACTTTCAGTGGCTTCTTGGGCAGCTACTGTGAAATGCCGTTGAAGAGAAAGAGGTTGAAGTGTTGGGATTAGAGCTATAAAATGTATGTGAGGATCTGATGCATTTGCAGAAACTTAATGAACCTTCGAGGTGATGAGAAGACAACTGCAGAATAATCACACTTTACAAAGGGAGAGGGTGGAGAGAGCCACTGCTACAAAAGGGGTGAAAGTGAGCATATTTTACAAATATGGATGTAGGATCTTAAGGTTGAGTCAGTAAAATCAACTGGTTTATTATTATGATGACTTTTTCTATAGACAGAAGGACACTTTTCTGGCACTTAATCAGTAACATTTGGTTAGTCACAACCTTTGACCCTTTGAGGTTTTGACCTTTTTTGCCCTTTGCTTTTTTGCATATGTTAGTATTttgttgtcttattaaactgttcttatctcaacccatgagtttttcccttcctttcagttctcttccctATGCCACTCAGGAGGTGGGAAGCAGAGAGGGAGTGGCTGTTGTTAGCTGGGGTTAACCAGCACAATCACGTAGAGATATGTCTTTTTTAAGTGAGACTTAAGtgaggtgtgtttttttgtggtgctgctgttttgtgtgtgtgtctgcagtgTTTGTTTGTATatattgtttgtttttgtttgtttgtttgactgtgTTGCTTACATCTGTCAATTTTAGTCCGACATTTAATGTTACTTAGGCAGATCTGATCTTCTCCCATCCCTTGCCAGAATGAACTAGAGTAACtggtttttttcttcagacaTATTTGCCATTAAATAAGTTATTTCAGTGAGTCTAAAAGTTCAGTTCTGCCTTAGCAGAAtagcttttttcttcctatttacaGTACAAAATGCACGTTCATTTAGAAATTGATTGAATGTCTCTACTTCCTTACTTGTAGTATAATGTGGATCATGGAAACTAGTCCTAACAATAAATTCCAGTTTCTAAAGTAATTCTTGAATGCAGTGTCAATTAGAAAGTGATTTATCACTAGTTATATATTATATTTCATTATTACTAGGATGTACCAATAAGATGTTAAACTAAATGCTCAGATATCCCTTGCACATATACACAAACCAACACgcacaactgaataaaactggaCAATTTTGGTGTACATATCTCATTTTACAATTTTCTTCCAAATTCAAGTTTCTGTGTCACGCCCTCACTCTTTTCCAGCTGCTTCTATATTTATCCTCTGCTAAAAATATCTTACttgcccttttttccctcctctccagtATTTAGTGTATGGTGAAATAAGCCTTCTTACTGGCAttgcttattttctttattttctcttttcctcttctgtagGCTGTCATCCAGCTCCTACTGCAAGAAATCCGAACTACAGAAGTCCTCCTGTGATGGGAAAAATCATCATTTATGAGCATGCCAACTTCCAGGGATACTCCAAAGAATTCACCAGTGACATTGCCAATCTAAAAGATGTAGATTGGAATGATTGTATCTCCTCAGTGAAAGTAATAGGTCAGCCTTGGGTGGCTTATGAGCACCACAACTATACAGGCCGGTTACTTGTGTTTGAAGACGGTGAACATAGCTTTGTTGGTCCAGAGATGAATGATAAAATCACATCTCTGCAGTTGATCACTGAAAATCTGCACAATCCCCAGATCACTCTCTATGAACATT
Proteins encoded in this region:
- the LOC139829117 gene encoding epidermal differentiation-specific protein-like; the protein is MGKIIIYEHANFQGYSKEFTSDIANLKDVDWNDCISSVKVIGQPWVAYEHHNYTGRLLVFEDGEHSFVGPEMNDKITSLQLITENLHNPQITLYEHSNYQGKSRVIREATNLARGYDNDTTSSHKVQRGAWLLCEHSDGSGFRYIAREHEHLPHYSAIGFNDKLSFLRPLLPGCRC